One segment of Babylonia areolata isolate BAREFJ2019XMU chromosome 24, ASM4173473v1, whole genome shotgun sequence DNA contains the following:
- the LOC143298678 gene encoding uncharacterized protein LOC143298678 isoform X2, which translates to MGDSMDAVEALCADVWAWRLAESPELATFCGFHHLDDLLDDVSEEAYIKRENMVKEFKKKADAIDETQCSKQSKVSLLLLRDQLQEYLDGAAFKAYLFPISYLEGVHIDLIQGIQFMKFDTVDDFEIFVSRLEKMPKRVAQVQEVLEKGIECDMMMHRFSLEGVTDQLDKLITTPVEEHPFMKPFLAEDKKVSDDDLQKVKTKAMDIISSLIAPAFDKLKNFLKEVYLKKTRVSECVCSLPSGKEMYQQCLQFHLSCNMSVKEVHELGLKEVDRIQKEMKALAKKEGHTHIFDYIKKLKTKTEGKFKTTEEALEYVKDLCHNKIQPKLSALFQNIPDAPLRILPTPSEMVNAPEAFYYAGTANGARPGIYYLNTANLDLLHRYSLTALCLHEAVPGHHLQLSYGLNEKTLPDFRRYSQDSKWYLAPSCFSFNSAYVEGWGLYSEALGEEMGVYEDSDMLLGRYCFEIFRAARLVVDTGIHAYGWSKHKAINYIVDQAMMDYDVVKNEVNRYITWPGQACAYKVGELKIWELRHKAERELRHKFDIRAFHETILKCGAVPLRCLETIVDDFIAEVGPPTPEPEPEPEPENSNEDDTAADDSNRNSEEDKEQTENNLDGGDS; encoded by the exons ATGGGGGATTCCATGGATGCTGTTGAGGCTCTGTGTGCTGACGTGTGGGCCTGGCGACTGGCGGAAAGTCCAGAACTGGCAACATTTTGTGGCTTTCATCATCTGGATGACTTACTGGATGATGTTAGCGAGGAAGCTTACATCAAAAGGGAG AATATGGTGAAAGAGTTCAAGAAAAAGGCTGATGCAATTGATGAAACCCAGTGCTCCAAACAGAGTAAAGTGAGCCTGCTACTGCTTCGAGATCAACTGCAAGAGTATCTGGATGGAGCTGCCTTCAAAGC GTACTTGTTTCCTATCAGCTACCTGGAAGGTGTGCATATTGACTTGATCCAGGGAATCCAGTTCATGAAGTTTGACACGGTGGACGACTTTGAAATCTTTGTTTCAAGACTGGAGAAGATGCCAAAGAGA GTGGCTCAAGTGCAGGAGGTGCTGGAGAAAGGCATTGAATGCGACATGATGATGCATCGCTTCAGCCTG GAAGGTGTGACTGACCAGCTGGACAAACTGATCACCACCCCAGTAGAGGAACACCCCTTCATGAAGCCATTCCTGGCTGAAGACAAGAAAGTGTCTGATGATGATTT GCAAAAGGTGAAGACAAAAGCTATGGATATCATCTCGTCACTCATCGCCCCTGCCTTTGACAAACTAAAAAATTTCTTGAAAGAG GTATACCTGAAGAAGAcgcgggtgagtgagtgtgtctgctcGCTGCCAAGCGGCAAGGAGATGTACCAGCAGTGTCTGCAGTTCCACCTGTCGTGCAACATGTCAGTGAAGGAGGTGCATGAGCTGGGCCTCAAGGAGGTCGACCGCATCCAGAAGGAGATGAAGGCCTTGGCCAAGAAGGAGGGACATACCCACATCTTCGACTACATCAAGAAGCTCAAGACCAAGACGGAGGGCAAGTTCAAGACCACG GAAGAAGCACTGGAGTACGTGAAAGACCTGTGCCACAACAAAATCCAGCCCAAGCTGTCGGCCCTGTTTCAGAACATACCTGATGCCCCTCTCAG GATCTTGCCCACCCCGTCTGAAATGGTCAATGCTCCAGAGGCGTTCTACTATGCTGGCACGGCGAATGGTGCCCGGCCAGGTATCTACTACCTCAACACAGCCAACCTGGATTTATT ACACAGATATTCCTTGACAGCGCTATGCTTGCATGAGGCTGTCCCCGGTCACCATCTCCAG TTATCATATGGTTTGAATGAGAAAACATTACCAGACTTCCGCCGTTACAGTCAGGACAGCAAATGGTATCTTGCACCAAGTTGTTTCTCCTTCAATTCAGCTTATGTTGAG GGCTGGGGTTTATATTCTGAGGCCCTGGGTGAAGAGATGGGTGTGTACGAAGACAGCGACATGCT ACTTGGACGGTACTGCTTTGAAATCTTCAGAGCTGCTCGCCTGGTGGTGGATACAGGCATCCATGCTTATGG GTGGAGCAAGCACAAGGCCATCAACTACATTGTGGATCAGGCCATGATGGACTACGATGTGGTGAAGAACGAGGTCAACCGCTACATCACCTGGCCGGGACAG GCCTGTGCCTACAAAGTGGGAGAACTCAAGATCTGGGAGCTGCGCCATAAAGCAGAGAGGGAACTGC GGCACAAATTTGACATCCGAGCATTTCATGAGACCATCTTGAAATGTGGCGCTGTCCCCCTTCGCTGTCTGGAGACCATCGTTGATGATTTCATCGCGGAAGTGGGGCCACCGACACCcgagccagagccagagccagagccagagaacAGCAACGAGGACGACACGGCCGCTGacgacagcaacagaaacagtgAGGAGGACAAGGAGCAGACGGAAAACAATCTGGATGGGGGCGATTCATGA
- the LOC143298678 gene encoding uncharacterized protein LOC143298678 isoform X1, with amino-acid sequence MGDSMDAVEALCADVWAWRLAESPELATFCGFHHLDDLLDDVSEEAYIKRENMVKEFKKKADAIDETQCSKQSKVSLLLLRDQLQEYLDGAAFKAYLFPISYLEGVHIDLIQGIQFMKFDTVDDFEIFVSRLEKMPKRVAQVQEVLEKGIECDMMMHRFSLEGVTDQLDKLITTPVEEHPFMKPFLAEDKKVSDDDLQKVKTKAMDIISSLIAPAFDKLKNFLKEVYLKKTRVSECVCSLPSGKEMYQQCLQFHLSCNMSVKEVHELGLKEVDRIQKEMKALAKKEGHTHIFDYIKKLKTKTEGKFKTTEEALEYVKDLCHNKIQPKLSALFQNIPDAPLRILPTPSEMVNAPEAFYYAGTANGARPGIYYLNTANLDLLHRYSLTALCLHEAVPGHHLQSVYAMNEKTLPDFRRYCEDGKYYLAPSRFSFNTAYAEGWGLYSEALGEEMGVYEDSDMLLGRYCFEIFRAARLVVDTGIHAYGWSKHKAINYIVDQAMMDYDVVKNEVNRYITWPGQACAYKVGELKIWELRHKAERELRHKFDIRAFHETILKCGAVPLRCLETIVDDFIAEVGPPTPEPEPEPEPENSNEDDTAADDSNRNSEEDKEQTENNLDGGDS; translated from the exons ATGGGGGATTCCATGGATGCTGTTGAGGCTCTGTGTGCTGACGTGTGGGCCTGGCGACTGGCGGAAAGTCCAGAACTGGCAACATTTTGTGGCTTTCATCATCTGGATGACTTACTGGATGATGTTAGCGAGGAAGCTTACATCAAAAGGGAG AATATGGTGAAAGAGTTCAAGAAAAAGGCTGATGCAATTGATGAAACCCAGTGCTCCAAACAGAGTAAAGTGAGCCTGCTACTGCTTCGAGATCAACTGCAAGAGTATCTGGATGGAGCTGCCTTCAAAGC GTACTTGTTTCCTATCAGCTACCTGGAAGGTGTGCATATTGACTTGATCCAGGGAATCCAGTTCATGAAGTTTGACACGGTGGACGACTTTGAAATCTTTGTTTCAAGACTGGAGAAGATGCCAAAGAGA GTGGCTCAAGTGCAGGAGGTGCTGGAGAAAGGCATTGAATGCGACATGATGATGCATCGCTTCAGCCTG GAAGGTGTGACTGACCAGCTGGACAAACTGATCACCACCCCAGTAGAGGAACACCCCTTCATGAAGCCATTCCTGGCTGAAGACAAGAAAGTGTCTGATGATGATTT GCAAAAGGTGAAGACAAAAGCTATGGATATCATCTCGTCACTCATCGCCCCTGCCTTTGACAAACTAAAAAATTTCTTGAAAGAG GTATACCTGAAGAAGAcgcgggtgagtgagtgtgtctgctcGCTGCCAAGCGGCAAGGAGATGTACCAGCAGTGTCTGCAGTTCCACCTGTCGTGCAACATGTCAGTGAAGGAGGTGCATGAGCTGGGCCTCAAGGAGGTCGACCGCATCCAGAAGGAGATGAAGGCCTTGGCCAAGAAGGAGGGACATACCCACATCTTCGACTACATCAAGAAGCTCAAGACCAAGACGGAGGGCAAGTTCAAGACCACG GAAGAAGCACTGGAGTACGTGAAAGACCTGTGCCACAACAAAATCCAGCCCAAGCTGTCGGCCCTGTTTCAGAACATACCTGATGCCCCTCTCAG GATCTTGCCCACCCCGTCTGAAATGGTCAATGCTCCAGAGGCGTTCTACTATGCTGGCACGGCGAATGGTGCCCGGCCAGGTATCTACTACCTCAACACAGCCAACCTGGATTTATT ACACAGATATTCCTTGACAGCGCTATGCTTGCATGAGGCTGTCCCCGGTCACCATCTCCAG TCAGTATATGCAATGAACGAAAAAACGTTGCCAGACTTTCGTCGTTACTGTGAGGATGGCAAGTATTACCTTGCTCCAAGTCGCTTCTCTTTCAACACTGCTTATGCTgag GGCTGGGGTTTATATTCTGAGGCCCTGGGTGAAGAGATGGGTGTGTACGAAGACAGCGACATGCT ACTTGGACGGTACTGCTTTGAAATCTTCAGAGCTGCTCGCCTGGTGGTGGATACAGGCATCCATGCTTATGG GTGGAGCAAGCACAAGGCCATCAACTACATTGTGGATCAGGCCATGATGGACTACGATGTGGTGAAGAACGAGGTCAACCGCTACATCACCTGGCCGGGACAG GCCTGTGCCTACAAAGTGGGAGAACTCAAGATCTGGGAGCTGCGCCATAAAGCAGAGAGGGAACTGC GGCACAAATTTGACATCCGAGCATTTCATGAGACCATCTTGAAATGTGGCGCTGTCCCCCTTCGCTGTCTGGAGACCATCGTTGATGATTTCATCGCGGAAGTGGGGCCACCGACACCcgagccagagccagagccagagccagagaacAGCAACGAGGACGACACGGCCGCTGacgacagcaacagaaacagtgAGGAGGACAAGGAGCAGACGGAAAACAATCTGGATGGGGGCGATTCATGA